GGAGCTCTACAAGCGCCCCCAGGACCAGGTCGGCGCGAAGGCCTACCTGGACCGTCTGCCATTGTTCATGCCGGTCGACCCGGCGGCCACGCCTCCGCCGCCGACCAACCCGGTAGAGGCCGGGCTGCTGGATTTGTGGAACCGGACCGTCCCCAGCCGCTCCATGGCATGGCGGCGCCGGTTCTTCGAGAGCACCAAGCACCTGCTGGACGAGTCGAGCTGGGAGCTGTCCAACATCAGCGACCGCCGCGTCTCCAACCCCATCGAATACATCGAGATGCGCCGCAAGGTCGGCGGTGCGCCCTGGTCCGCGAACCTGGTGGAGCACGCCGTCTTCGCCGAAGTCCCGGACCGGGTCGCGGCCAGCCGCCCGATGCGGGTGCTGAAGGACACGTTCTCCGACGCGGTCCACCTGCGCAACGACCTGTTCTCCTACGAGCGGGAGATTCTGGAGGAAGGCGAGCTCTCCAACGGCGTCCTGGTGATGGAGAAGTTCCTGAACATCTCCCCGCCCAGCGCCGCGCACCTCGTCAACGAGGTCCTCACCTCGCGCCTCCAGCAGTTCGAGAACACCGTCCTGACGGAGCTGCCGTCCCTGTTCGTCGAGTTCGGCCTGAACCCGGTGGAGCAGGCCCAGGTGCTCACCTACGTCCGGGGGCTCCAGGACTGGCAGTCCGGCGGCCACGAGTGGCACATGCGCTCCAGCCGCTACATGAACAAGGGCTCCGGCGGCGCGGGCGGCTTCTTCCTGGGCCCCAACGGCCTGGGCACCTCCGCGGCGCGGCTGCCACAGTCGCCCACGGCCCTGGGGCTCACCCGCCTCAAGAACTTCTCCCATGTGCCGTACCAGCCCGTGGGCCCGGTGAAGCTGCCGAAGTTCTACATGCCGTATTCCACGAAGCCGAGCCCCCACCTGGACGCCGCGCGGCGCGACTCCAAGGCGTGGGCGCGGCGCATGGGCATGCTGGACGTGCTCCCCGGAGTCCCCGGCGGCTACATCTGGGACGACCACAAGTTCGACGTGGCGGACGTGGCGCTCTGCGGCGCGTTGATTCATCCCCACGCCACCGCCGCGCAGCTCAACCTGTCCTCCTGCTGGCTCGTCTGGGGCACCTACGCGGACGACTACTTCCCGGCCTTCTACGGTCACACCAAGGACATGGCCGGCGCCAAGGTGTTCAACGCCCGGCTGGCGCTGTTCGTGCCGGAGGACGCCGGCGCGGTGGTTCCGCCCCCCACCAACCCGGTGGAGCGCGGGCTGGCGGACCTGTGGGCCCGCACCACCGAAGGCGTGACGCCCGCCTCACGGAGCCTGTTCCGCAAGGCCATCCTGGACATGACGGAGAGCTGGGTGTGGGAGCTGGCCAACCAAATCCAGAACCGCATCCCGGACCCCATCGACTACGTGGAGATGCGGCGCCAGACGTTCGGCTCGGACCTCACCATGAGCCTGTCCCGCCTGGCCCATGGCGACGCGCTGCCGCCCGAGGTCTTCCACACCCGTCCCATCCGCAGCCTGGAGAACTCCGCGGCGGATTACGCCTGCCTCATCAACGACGTCTTCTCCTACCAGAAGGAGATTGAGTTCGAAGGTGAGCTCAACAACGGCGTGTTGGTCGTCCAGCGCTTCCTTGACCTGGACCCGGCGCGGGCCGTCTCCGTCGTCAACGACTTGATGACCGCGCGGATGCAGCAGTTCGAATACATCATCGCCAACGAGCTGGAGCCGCTGGCGCGCAACTTCAACCTGGACGGCAAGGCCCAGGACAAGCTGAAGCAGTACGTCCAGAAGCTGCAGTGGTGGATGAGCGGTGTGCTCATCTGGCACCAGACGGTGGACCGCTACAAGGAGTTCGAGCTGCGCGCGTCCCGCAAGCTGGCGCCGCGGCTCTCGTCGGGCCCCACCGGCCTGGGTACCTCCGCCGCACGCATCACCTCCCTGTTCGCCAACCTGCGCTCCGGCGCCTGATCTTCCATCTCACTCGAAAGGCCCATCATGTCGAACATCATCAAGCCGGGCAGTGACGCCGAGAAGTCCCAGTTGAGCTTGGGCACGGCCGCCGCGCGCCAGCTGGCCACGACGACCAAGTCCGTCCCGCAGATGCAGGGCATCTCCTCCCGGTGGCTGCTCAAGCTGCTGCCCTGGGTGCAGGTGTCCGGTGGCGTATACCGCGTCAACCGCCGGCTGAGCTACGCGGTGGGCGATGGCCGCGTGACGTTCACCACCACCGGCGCCAAGGTGCAGGTCATCCCGCAGGAGCTGTGTGAGCTCCCCCTGCTGCGCAGCTACGACGACGTCGAGGTGCTGACGGCGCTGGCCAACCGCTTCGAGCAGAAGACGTACAAGGCCGGCGATGTCATCACCGAGGTGGGCAAGGAAGCGGACTGCATCGTCCTCATCGCCCACGGCAAGGTGAACAAGATTGGCGCCGGCAAGTACGGTGACGCCACCGTGCTCGGGGTGCTGGCGGACGGCGACCACTACAGCTACGAGGCGCTGCTGGAGTCGCAGGACTACTGGAAGTTCACGGCCAAGGCCGCCACGGCCTCCACCGTGCTGGTGCTGCAGCAGTCCGACTTCGAGGCCGTGATGGCCCAGTCGCCCTCGCTGCACAAGCACGTCGAGCAGTTCAAGGCGCGCTCGAAGAAGAAGCAGGACACCACGGGCCAGGCCGAAATCGAGCTGGCCGCGGGCCACACCGGCGAGCCGGTGCTGCCCGGCACCTACGTGGACTACGAGACGTCGCCCCGCGAGTACGAGCTGAGCGTGGCGCAGACGGTGCTCCAGATTCACACCCGCGTGGCGGACCTCTTCAACGAGCCCATGAACCAGACGGAGCAGCAGCTCCGGCTGACGGTGGAGGCGCTGAAGGAGCGCAAGGAGCACGAGCTCATCAACAACCGCGAGTTCGGCCTGCTGCACAACGCCGACCTCAAGCAGCGCATCCACACCCGGCGCGGCCCGCCCACGCCCGACGACATGGACGAGCTGCTGGCCACCGTGTGGAAGGAGCCGTCCTTCTTCCTGGCCCACCCGCGCGCCATCGCCGCCTTCGGCCAGGAGTGCAGCCGCAAGGGCATCTACCCCACCAGCGTGGACTTCAACGGCAACATGGTGCCCGCCTGGCGCGGCGTCCCCATCTTCCCGTGCAGCAAGATTCCCGTCAGCGACTCGCGCACCACGTCCATCATGCTGATGCGCGCGGGTGAGAAGAACCAGGGTGTCATCGGCCTGCACCCGGGCACCATCCCCGACGAAATCGAGGCCGGCCTCAACGTCCGGTTCATGGGCATCAACGAGAAGGCCATCATCAACTACCTGGTCACCAGCTACTTCTCCGCGGCCGTCCTCGTGCCCGACGCGCTGGGCATCCTGGAGAGCGTCGAAATCGGCCGCGGCGACTAGCCCTCCTTCCGCTCGGATGACCTGAGGGAATCCACATGACGAAATTCGTGAAGACGGGCGACGACACCCCGCGGCTGAGCCTGGGCACGGCCGCGGCGCGTCAACTCGCGACGACGACGAAGACCGTCCCGCAGATGCAGGGCATCACCCCGCGGTGGCTGCTGCGCATGCTGCCCTGGGTAGAGGTGACGGGCGGCACGTACCGGGTCAACCGTCGGCTGAGCTACGCGGTGGCGGATGACCGCCTCGTGTTCAGCAACATCGGCGCGAAGGTGCAGGTCATCCCGCAGGAGCTGCTCAAGCTGCCGCTGCTGCGGGGCCTGAGCGGCGACGACGAGGTGATTGCGGCCCTGGCCAGCCAGTTCACCCAGGCGGAGTACAAGGCGGGCGACGTCATCGTCGAGGCGGGCGCTCCCGCCGAGCACGTGTTCCTGCTGGCCCA
This genomic interval from Myxococcus xanthus contains the following:
- a CDS encoding family 2 encapsulin nanocompartment cargo protein terpene cyclase, yielding MSTAKNKQPFELPDFYVPWPARLNPNLEGARVHSKAWARELGIIGRPKDGSAPEIWSEAKFDAMDYALLCAYTHPEAPGPELDLVTDWYVWVFYFDDHFLELYKRPQDQVGAKAYLDRLPLFMPVDPAATPPPPTNPVEAGLLDLWNRTVPSRSMAWRRRFFESTKHLLDESSWELSNISDRRVSNPIEYIEMRRKVGGAPWSANLVEHAVFAEVPDRVAASRPMRVLKDTFSDAVHLRNDLFSYEREILEEGELSNGVLVMEKFLNISPPSAAHLVNEVLTSRLQQFENTVLTELPSLFVEFGLNPVEQAQVLTYVRGLQDWQSGGHEWHMRSSRYMNKGSGGAGGFFLGPNGLGTSAARLPQSPTALGLTRLKNFSHVPYQPVGPVKLPKFYMPYSTKPSPHLDAARRDSKAWARRMGMLDVLPGVPGGYIWDDHKFDVADVALCGALIHPHATAAQLNLSSCWLVWGTYADDYFPAFYGHTKDMAGAKVFNARLALFVPEDAGAVVPPPTNPVERGLADLWARTTEGVTPASRSLFRKAILDMTESWVWELANQIQNRIPDPIDYVEMRRQTFGSDLTMSLSRLAHGDALPPEVFHTRPIRSLENSAADYACLINDVFSYQKEIEFEGELNNGVLVVQRFLDLDPARAVSVVNDLMTARMQQFEYIIANELEPLARNFNLDGKAQDKLKQYVQKLQWWMSGVLIWHQTVDRYKEFELRASRKLAPRLSSGPTGLGTSAARITSLFANLRSGA
- a CDS encoding family 2B encapsulin nanocompartment shell protein — encoded protein: MSNIIKPGSDAEKSQLSLGTAAARQLATTTKSVPQMQGISSRWLLKLLPWVQVSGGVYRVNRRLSYAVGDGRVTFTTTGAKVQVIPQELCELPLLRSYDDVEVLTALANRFEQKTYKAGDVITEVGKEADCIVLIAHGKVNKIGAGKYGDATVLGVLADGDHYSYEALLESQDYWKFTAKAATASTVLVLQQSDFEAVMAQSPSLHKHVEQFKARSKKKQDTTGQAEIELAAGHTGEPVLPGTYVDYETSPREYELSVAQTVLQIHTRVADLFNEPMNQTEQQLRLTVEALKERKEHELINNREFGLLHNADLKQRIHTRRGPPTPDDMDELLATVWKEPSFFLAHPRAIAAFGQECSRKGIYPTSVDFNGNMVPAWRGVPIFPCSKIPVSDSRTTSIMLMRAGEKNQGVIGLHPGTIPDEIEAGLNVRFMGINEKAIINYLVTSYFSAAVLVPDALGILESVEIGRGD